The Geodermatophilaceae bacterium NBWT11 genome has a segment encoding these proteins:
- a CDS encoding amino acid ABC transporter substrate-binding protein: MRRRPLALAVLATTALAVTACAPQESSSDAGASGSSGGGSCAPADLDTVADDTLTIATDQPAYEPWMVDDDPTNGEGYESAVAYAVAEQLGYTEDQVEWTRVQFNTAISPGDKSFDFDINQFTINDERRQAVDFSSPYYTATQAVITTAGSAADGATSLADLQDLRLGAQVATTSLTVLTDVIDPTTDPVVFNTNDDAKLALQNGQVDAIVVDLPTAFFITSAELDDGLIVGQVADSGESGDQFGLLLAKDSPLTDCVSQAVDALEADGTLADLQDQWLSQAADAPVLN, translated from the coding sequence ATGCGCCGTCGCCCGCTCGCTCTCGCCGTGCTCGCCACCACCGCCCTGGCGGTCACCGCCTGCGCCCCCCAGGAGTCCTCCTCCGACGCCGGCGCGTCCGGCAGCAGCGGCGGCGGCTCCTGCGCCCCGGCCGACCTGGACACCGTCGCCGACGACACCCTCACCATCGCCACCGACCAGCCGGCCTACGAGCCGTGGATGGTCGACGACGACCCGACGAACGGCGAGGGCTACGAGTCCGCGGTGGCCTACGCGGTCGCCGAGCAGCTCGGCTACACCGAGGACCAGGTCGAGTGGACGCGGGTGCAGTTCAACACCGCGATCTCCCCCGGGGACAAGTCCTTCGACTTCGACATCAACCAGTTCACGATCAACGACGAGCGCCGTCAGGCCGTGGACTTCTCCTCGCCGTACTACACCGCCACCCAGGCCGTGATCACCACCGCGGGCTCCGCGGCAGACGGCGCGACCAGCCTGGCCGACCTGCAGGACCTGCGCCTCGGCGCCCAGGTGGCCACCACCAGCCTCACCGTGCTGACCGACGTCATCGACCCGACCACCGACCCGGTCGTGTTCAACACCAACGACGACGCCAAGCTCGCGCTGCAGAACGGTCAGGTCGACGCGATCGTCGTCGACCTGCCCACCGCCTTCTTCATCACCAGCGCCGAGCTGGACGACGGCCTGATCGTCGGCCAGGTCGCCGACTCCGGCGAGAGCGGCGACCAGTTCGGACTGCTGCTGGCCAAGGACTCCCCGCTGACCGACTGCGTCAGCCAGGCCGTGGACGCCCTGGAGGCCGACGGCACGCTGGCCGACCTGCAGGACCAGTGGCTGTCCCAGGCCGCCGACGCACCGGTCCTGAACTGA